DNA from Cynocephalus volans isolate mCynVol1 chromosome 2, mCynVol1.pri, whole genome shotgun sequence:
aatgaggaaactgagataccaGAGGGCTTCCAAGCCACACCACCAAAAGTCGGTCgcctgagactcagtttcccaaCTCAGAGTGTTAGCATAATACACCAGCTGGACTCTCTGTTACTTCTATCTCTTCCTGTTCCTAACAAACCAATGGCTTACAGAATGAACCAGATCTCCTTTTCTGCCCAAGGCACCTGCCTGGCCCTGAGGATGACAGGTGAGGTGTAACTCATTCTGGAAAACTGATTTGAATTATTCACCTCATACATGATTATATGCAAACACTTCAAACATTACAAAAAAGATTGTGCAGTTTATGCAAGTATGAAAACAACACATCacaccccacatatatgtacaagtaaatgttaaaataaaaaaatactatcaataataaaataaaatattacagaaaaggCTAAAGACCTTCTTGTTCCCTATTTCTGttctaatcacttcccaaaaggttGCTACTGTTACCATGTTTATATGCAAGCTCCCCATCTTTTAAGATACatttacatatgtgtacatatatacatacatatacatacatacatgcacacagaagagttatgtgtgtattttacataaaattttatcatATCATCCATATTATTCAACACTAACTTTTCCACCCAGCAATATATCTTAGAGATCTTTCTAAATTACTACAAATGGatcaacttcattttttaaaactactgcACAATATCCCATACATAGTATAGTTATGCCACAGTTTACTTGGCCATTTTCCCTTTAATGGACTCTTAGATTGTTTCCATTACATTGTTAACACCTGTGATGTCACAGAGAGCTTCTCAGCAGTGCATCCTTACAGATGTTCCTCTAGGATAGGAAAtgagaagtggaattgctaggccATGTTGTGTGCATATTAGATATTTTCAAATCAATCTGATAGTTTCTAAAGTGGCTGGGCCAGTCCTCACTCTGCACTGGTAGCGTATGAGACTACCCGTGAGTGTGTCCGCTCAGCAGGTAGCTCTGAGTGCCTTCCTACTCTACGTGCTGTGGGgacatagcagtgaacaaaatagacaaaaatctgtTCACtcacaaaaatgaccaaaatgtTTAACTTTCGCCAATCTGGCAGGTGAAAGTTTCACTGTTGTTTAACTTCACCTTTGCATTAGTTATTTCGGGCCCTGTTATGATTAAATGAAAGCCAGATAGCTCACCGCCAGAGCCAGGCAATGATGAATTTTGGCTTGCGGACGTATCATTAAGTGCATTTAACTGGTGACACAAGGCAGCAGCCACtagtggggtggggtgaggggggtgggaggaggaactGGCACCCTCCCACTTGGTACTCAAAAGGATGTGAGAGACATGGCTATACAGTCAGATCTGAACGAGCCATCCCCAACCCTGTGACATTCCCCTCTTCAAATACGTCAAATACAGGTTggcctctgtatctgtgggttccacatcatggattcaaccaactgtggatggaaaatatttgaaaaacaaattgtgTCTCTACTGAACATGCACAGACTTTCTTTTCTTgccattatttcctaaacaatataaTGTAACAACTATCTACAGAGCATTTACACTGTGTTAGGTATTAAAAGTAACCTAGAGTTGATTTGAAGCATATGAGAGGATAtgcacaggttatatgcaaatactatgccattttatatcagggacttgagcatccaggGAGTTTGGTATCCATAGGAGTCCTGGAACTAACCCCCCACAGATACTGGGGGATGACTGTATATGCAAGTAAATGTGTAGGATGTCATTGATTATTAGACACACTATCAAATTTAATAACAAGTCTTTGGGGGATAAAAAGGACATCATtattaaatgtattcattttgcaTTTCAGAAATGCAAACTTATAAAAAAGAATTGTTCCTTAGAATTGAGGACACATGGTGCCCTTCTGTAAGTGTCTTTGATGGGGAGAGCAGTGGCCTGCTTTCAGCTCTATAAAGATGTTCACTTTTAGAGAAGAGAGGACTCGGGGTGTATCATAGGATTTGATTTTCTGGCTTCCTCACCCTCCTCCTTACACACATTATGCCAAAGGGACGATGGCTCAGAGCAGCCACCCTCCTTGCTGGGATGATGCTGAAAATGTCACTTATATTGGGAGGATGGGGGTCAAGGGTCATGGGTCAGTGAAACATTTCCAGAAATTGGTTTTGCATATTGTAGTTATTACTAAATACTGCCTGGCTAGTGGCGTAGAACGCTAGGTCCAAGAACGGCAGCAGTAATTGCCAATTTTGAGGGTATGCTGTATGGTCTACCCAGTGCTTAATATGATTTATCTTTCTTTATACTTGTAGCAACCGTGAGAGGAAAGTAATGCTATCATTCACGATGAAGAACCAGGTTTAAGGTTATACAGCTAGCAAGGCAAGGAGCTGGGGCTGGAAGCCAGTTCTGCTGACTCTGAGTTGGGGACCTACGTCACCTTCCCTGAGGGGAAGGGGGCCAGACCTGGGTGCGTGACTGCGGACTCACTACATCTGCGTATTTGGGGCTTACCTCTTGCCTTCTCCGTCATCCCCACAGGGCTTCAGGACAACCCCTGGGTGTGTGACTGCCGACTCTATGACCTGGTCCATTTCCTGGATGGCTGGGCCCCAAACTTGACCTTCATTGAGAACAGGCTGAGGTGCGCCAGCCCTCGAAGCCTGGCTGGTGTGGCCTTCAGCCAGCTGGAACTGAGGAAGTGCCAGGGCCCAGCGCTCCATCCAGGGGTGTCCAGCATCAGGTCTCCTTTGGGCAGCACAGCACTGCTACGTTGCGGAGCCACCGGGGTCCCTGGGCCTGAGATGAGCTGGAAGAGGGCCAATGGGAGCCCACTCAATGGCACAGGTGTGTGAACCACAGGGACCGGGGTGGTGGGCCAGGGGTGGACAGGGTCAGTGGGGAAGAGGTCTGAGCAAGGCTGGGCGCCCATCTGTTTGAGTGGAGTTGGATGGGATCTGCCCAGAGGCAGGGGACAGGGGAGCAGTGCGTTTAATGAGGATGATGGCTCTTGACCTGTCCTGTTGAATTCCACCAGCCACTCCATCAGAGGCTGGGGGCCCACCCTGAGAGGAACAAAAAACTGATTTTTTGATAGAAGACACTCTGTtagtatatttaataattatagtaAGTTTCCCAGTTGTAAATATTAAGCCAGTAATGCCAGGAATAATTAATTAAATGAGTTACCATCTATTGAACTCTTCATGTGGGTTTAGccttgtgctaagtgaaatatgtgCATAATGTCATTGACTTTTGAAGAGCAACCTGATTATCCTCCTTGCTTTGCATATAAGTAACCTGAGGCTCTGAGAAGCTAAATGCTTGGCCTACATCACACAGCGCATACTAGGAGGAACTGGGATTCCAACATGCTCTAGCTGACTGCACAGTGTGTGCTCTGCTGTGCTGTGTGGGCAGAGTGGCTCATCTCTGTCGTGGCGGGTACTGGGAGGCATTTGCAGGAGTCATGGCCACCATGGGCAGCAAGGGGGTTGAGGAGGAATGATTTCTTAGCTTCCGACCAGAAACCCCATATCCCTCCCAGCTCTCTTCTGTGTCTCCCTCAATTGGTGGACAACCGCTGCTCTAGGACAGCAGGTTTGAAATCAATTTACAAGCAAAATTGTACAAGAAGCTCCGCTGTGGAAGACGAGGAGGTGAAGATGCTTCGAGTGGATGGCAGAGGGTCTGGGCAGGGGTGGGCAAGGCACTGCCAGCTGGGCCTCTGCCTCAGGTTCACCCCCGACCTGCTTACCCCCAGCGCACCTGCCTACTGTACCTGAGGGGATCACCTCTGCAGAACTCCAGGGACCTGGACAACATGGTTGAACATCTCAGATTCAGAAGGCAAATCATTCTTAGGCTATGCCTGGAGATCCAGGGGATCTTCTAATTTGGGCCCAGGTGACCTTGATCCCCTTGGCTAGTCTAAGAAAAGTCGAATAAGTGCTAGTGTTTTCTTGGGATGACAGAATTTTCAGCAGAGGGTGCACAGCTTGGGGGCTGTGAAGTTGGCCCTGGAAGGGAGCGTGGGGCAGATGGGTGCATTCATTCTCCCACATATGCCTCTTTCTCTCCAGTGCACCAGGAAGTGTCCAGTGACGGCACGAACTGGTCTCTGCTGAGCCTGCCTGCGGTGTCCCACCTGGACTCTGGAGACTATGTCTGCCAGGCCAAGAACTTCCTGGGAGCATCCAAGACTCTCGTCACCCTTATTGTCACTGAGCCTCAGACTTCCACAGGACACAGTGGGAACCCAGGGGCACTCTGGGCAAGGACAGGCGAGAGGGTGGAAGCTGCTGCTTACAACAACAAGCTGGTGGCTAGGCATGTCCCCCATATTCCTGAGCCTGCTGTCCTGGTCACTGGGCCCTCTGAGCCCAGCACAAAGGAAGAGCTGACCCTCCAGCACTTCCAGCTGGGTGTCCCAGGAGGGGTCTCAGAAGGACAGGCGGGACCCCAGGAGGACCAAGTGGTGAAGGCTCTCAAGGTGGTGGGGGACACTTACCACAGCGTGTCCTTGGTGTGGAAGGCCCCCCAGGCCAGAAACACAACTGCCTTCAGTGTCCTCTATGCAGTCTTTGGGCAGCACAACATGCAGCGGGTGATTGTGCAGCCTGGGAAGACCAGCGTCACCATTGATGGACTGGTGCCTAAGACCAAGTATGTGGCATGCGTCTGTGTGCGGGGCCTGGTGCCCCGGAAGGAGCAGTGCATCATCTTCTCCACTGACGAGGTGGTGGATGCTGAGGACACCCAGCGGCTCATCAATGTGGTGGTGATCAGCGTGGCCGCTGTCATTGCTGTGCCTCTCACAATGCTCGTCTGCTGTGACGCTCTCCAGAGGCGCTGTCGCAAGTGCTGCACCGCGGGCTCCACCGAGGCCTCGGCCGCCTATGTCAACCTGGAGAGGCTGGGCCACAGCGAGGATGGCTCGGAGGAGCTGTCCCAGCACAGCCTTGGCGAGGGCGACAGGCTCCTCTCAGCCCGTTCCAGCCTGGACTCTCAGGCTTTGGGGATCCAGGGGGGCAGACGGATCAATGAGTACTTCTGCTGAGCGGTGTGCTTCCCCCAACTCAGTCACCTGCCCTCGTCCACTCTCCCCTTTCAACTTTCACACACTCACTCTGACACCCAAATACATGCCCACTTATCCGCGTGGGCACCTGCTTACTCATGCATACACAcaccagcaacagcagcaactGCCAACACTTATTAAacactcactgtgtgccaggaagtGTTTGTTCTAAGTGCTCTATGTGCATGAACTCATTGAAATTCCTATAACGACTACTTGCAGCAGGCACCACTCACTATTCTTCACATTTTCTTGGAGAAGAAACAGGGGTAGGGGGTGGTAAGTAACTTGCCTGTATCAGTCAGGTTTTGCTGCTTAACAAATACAAGGAAAATCTCCGTGGTCTGTAGCAACAAACAGCTATTTTCACACTCCTGGGTCTGTGGGTGGACTGGGGTGGCTCTGCTCAGCATGGCCCACTTGGGGCCGGGGCTGGGGAATAGCCATGGCTACCCGCAGCAGGCTTCTGTCATGGTGAGGTCGGATGACATCAGAGGAATGAGCGAAATCATGCAATGCCTCTTAAGTTCTTAGTTCAGAATGGGCGCACTGCCACTATCTGCCAAAGCAAGTCTCATGGCCAAACCCAACTTTAACAGGGCAAGTGAGGACACTTTTCCtgtggaggtgatggtggggcaggaaatatttgctgaacagtGATCTCAGCTACCACACTGCCCGTGATTACACAGCTAGGCCGTGGCAGCTCTGGAGTTTGGACCAGGCCGTTGGGCTCCACAGTCCTTACCACTCTCCTATTGCATCTTAATTACATGTGTGCTAACTCAcaggcactcacacacacaggctCTCTGCACTTCAGTTGTACTTgcagtaacacacacacacacacacacacacacacacagacacaccccacTCATACACACTGAGCCCCCACTGATTTCTAACATTTACTCTCTGGGTGCTCTCCTGCCTAGAGAcaatcatttgatttttaataaattctagAGGTTTGGGTGATGCTCAAGAAACCACTTCTTATTTGCTCTCAGAATGTCAGGATAGAGGGATCTGAGAGACCCTCTTCAGCAGTGACCCACTGTCCATGACCTGTCTGGCACACAGGTCACCTCTGCCCCTGAGTAGCAGCCTTTGTGATTCTTACTGAAACTTACCTGGGTTCCTGAGGGTGTCTCTGAGCCTTTCTGTTCTCTCAGTAAGTCACTTGAAAGGAAGATTCCTGTTCAGTTTTGCTTAAAACTGGGAAACCACTGAGATGTCGTCTCTGTGCACAGGAGAAAGTGAATGATCCCGGGTGAAGACTCGATTTGTTCCTTGTCTACAGGGCTGGGCTCTAGTGAGCTGAGCATCCAGGGTGCCTGGTGCCAAGTCCTTTGGGTAACAGCTGAGAAAATTTTGGGACAGCAAGTGATCGAAGGAAATTATTTTGCTAGGATTATGCAAGGCAGTCCATATCATGTTGAACATTTACTAGCACAAACCAGTGTGATACTGTGATTTCTAAAGTTACAGTACTCTCCCTCGCAGTTACAAAAGACCTTATAATGTATTTCCCCCAGGTTTTGTCTCATTTGATACTGAAGACAAcccattttggaggctgggctatttgattttacagatgagaaaactgaggaccaAAGAGTTGACTGATTTGTACAGAAGTGTGATGGATTGTCTTTTGGAATCCAGGTATTTGACAACTGTCTGGCCAGCCTGAGgatctttattcattcaatctTGATCTCTGCAATGTGGTTCTCAGCAGGCTCATTACAGAAATGAATTATTTGAGCCACTAAAACCTGTGATCAGAACCACGAGAACAACTATGCTCCTGAGAATGGAGTTcctatatttgcatattttctgcTATTACCTGGAGGATGCAACTGGCTATCACTGTGGCCATAGCCACTGGTAAGAGAAGTTATTTGGTTGGAAGATGACAAAGACACTGTTTACATCAGGGGTTAGcaaaatttttatgtaaagaaagccaaatagtaaatattatagGCTCTGTCACTACTGCTCAACTCTGCTGATGGAATGCAAAAGCTGCCAGAGACAATATGTAAGTTAATGGGCATGGATGGATTCCAAcaaaatgttatttacaaaaacaggtgacagactggatttggcctgcaggctgtagtttgccaatccCTTATCTAGATTTGTAAAGGTATTTTCTGCTGGATCTCTGGAGACCTGAGACTCAGTTCTGATTGTTTGATACCTGAGAGTGACAGACAACCCCCATATTAGAGCAAATATAAGTGCTATCGATGAAAACAGCCATCTTTTGAAATGATTAACATGCTGTCTTTAAATGATTGTCTGAGCCAGTCAAGATTGAACAATTACTGACCTAAAGACAACTAATGTACAGCCAGTTTTACTGAACCTTGTGTGAACAAAAGTCAGGAACTTGAAAGCAGAAATTtgttagcattattattattatcattttttaatattgactgaaaaagagaaaaagagaaatagagaaagagaagattcaaacTTTCCAGTGGTTCATATGGCCTATCTTTGTGGTCTGGATGGAAAGACCTCCAAGGTGGTCAGTCTTCCAATACCCATCTGTCAACTTTCGATTTGTGTTCTGTCTTCCCTGGTTTGCTCTTGTAGAGAAGAATCATCCTGGATTGTGCTCATGAACATTCAAGTAACTGAATTtccattgtaaaaaataaaatggtgtcTGTTTTTTATATTAGTCTTTTGGTACATGAGTCTAGTTAGTAAAGAGTCAGTCCCTCAAAATCAAATGTCTCTGAGCGTCCTggcaaaagaatttctgatcttccAGTGCTGAAGACCAGCCTGGACTCTGGTGATCCTGCAGCACGCTGCCTTTGAAAATTTAGTCTGGAGATTGTTGGGAATCACGACATCTTCATCACGTCTTTTTCTGCTACAACATCATTATATTCCTGTTGACTAGATGGAGGGTATGCCTAATGTCACTTATCTGCAGTTGCCTGTCTAAGTTGCAGGACACAACAAGGTAAAAACAGAAATTGTGTCCTAGAAAGTGGATTGGGCTATCAAACCTAGGCTATCAATCGAGGAACTCAgtgagtttttgttttaaaaattgtatcatttagttaaaacaaaaatgaacttaCAGGTACTTgggcatattttatttaattgcgAGGGCATTGTAGTCAGCATAGGTTAGGCTTCTGCTGTGATAACAGTTCCCAAATGTCAGTGGCTTAACACATGAAAGTTGGTACCTGCTCTCACAAAGTGTACTCGAGTCAGTGAAAAACACGGGTAGAGGGAGGGCTGTCCTTCACATATTTACTCGAGGACTAATGAAAACTCTACCAACTGGAATGTCAAAGATTTCAGAACAAGGAGAAAGAGAATCATGTAGGGGCTTTTCAAACATTGTTTCCTCTAGCATTTCATTAGCCAGAACATGAGTCACATGGCTCACCTTTTCCAAGGGACTTGGAAATGTAGTCTTCTGTGTGTCTACCACAGGCATACCACATACACAGCATGGGTAGCCAAAGGAGCCCTCTCAGATGTGGTTGGCAGCAGATGAAGGGGTGAGAAAGCCTCCAACTTGAGAAAAAGGAATGGCAGCCTGTCTTCTCCTTGGTAAGTTGCCCAGTTCTCTATCTTAGTTATCCCAAAGTTCCACTAATATTGGGGGGAGGTAGGGGGAGTGAATGGTGTTTTCCAATTGAATACATAGGATACTCTCTTATTAAGATTCTATTAAGACGAGTGGGAGAGCTTTCTTCCAGCAGCTATTTACATCTATTTCATAAGCATAGAGTAACTTCTCCCTCATGACTTTCTCTCTACCGAAAACTCTAAGAGCCAAACTCCTAGAAGCATCCTACAGGAGGGGAGATGGGGTTGCAATCTTCTCTGACCCCCTCCCCTTTGTTGTTAGGATCTCTTGAGTTTATGGGCCACACTTAACCACATGTTGTTCAAGGTCAATGGCATGACCCAAGCTAACTTTAATTGTCTTAGTCTCCTGTCTTAACTCCCACCATAGCTACCCCCTGTTCCTAAAATGTAAACCAAATAAGTAAACCAGAGGATGAGGAGAtcaggaggggggaaggggaggtggaGAAGTGGGCTGGATGATTCCAGAGATGGCGTGACAGTGTGTGTTCTTCACAGACTCTCAGCAAATCTCTGCAAAGGTGGGCTGAGCTGGATTCATTTGAAGAGGCTGGCGTGGGATGGACAGAAGTGATACTGTAGGGAAGGAGGACTCTTTAGGCTTTTATATTTTGGGGtaaggggagagaaaggaattCACTGATGGTTTGTGAGACCCATGATTGACACATATTTCCATGAAGCAAGCTTGACAAAGTCTTGGCAATCCTGATGAGGGATTAGCATGAGACTTGCCCGTCAGAGTTGTTCCCCACCAGGTCAAACTGGCCAGGCCCTGATGCCCTCAACCATCTCCAGTCACTGCATGTGGGCTGCCTTGGAAGGGGCATGACCTTGTGCAAGCATTGCTTGCAGCTAAGCATCAACTCATTCTTTGAAGGGGGGTCTAGGCAGCATTTCTCCATGTCTGCTACAGACTTTGCAACCATAAGCACTCTCTCCTTGTTTGGGATTTTTACCTCTAGAAGAACTGCAGAGATCTAGCCAGACTGTAGAGTTAGGCTCTCTGGAAACTCCACAAGTATATCTA
Protein-coding regions in this window:
- the LRIT1 gene encoding leucine-rich repeat, immunoglobulin-like domain and transmembrane domain-containing protein 1, which gives rise to MRVAVGMLWFLALGGPPQAQGSCPSQCSCSFHILGDGSKARTVVCNDPDMTLPPASIPLDTTRLCLERTAIRRVPAEAFRPLGRLEQLWLPYNALGELGGLLLRGLRRLRELRLPGNRLAAFPWAALRDAPQLRLLDLQANRLSAVPPEAARFLGNLTFLDLSSNQLLRLPQELLGTWTHLKTGLFLPGHHARLVLGLQDNPWVCDCRLYDLVHFLDGWAPNLTFIENRLRCASPRSLAGVAFSQLELRKCQGPALHPGVSSIRSPLGSTALLRCGATGVPGPEMSWKRANGSPLNGTVHQEVSSDGTNWSLLSLPAVSHLDSGDYVCQAKNFLGASKTLVTLIVTEPQTSTGHSGNPGALWARTGERVEAAAYNNKLVARHVPHIPEPAVLVTGPSEPSTKEELTLQHFQLGVPGGVSEGQAGPQEDQVVKALKVVGDTYHSVSLVWKAPQARNTTAFSVLYAVFGQHNMQRVIVQPGKTSVTIDGLVPKTKYVACVCVRGLVPRKEQCIIFSTDEVVDAEDTQRLINVVVISVAAVIAVPLTMLVCCDALQRRCRKCCTAGSTEASAAYVNLERLGHSEDGSEELSQHSLGEGDRLLSARSSLDSQALGIQGGRRINEYFC